From the Acidilutibacter cellobiosedens genome, one window contains:
- a CDS encoding type I restriction-modification system subunit M gives MTEKNTADIGFEKQIWNAACILRGNIDASEYKHVVLGLIFLKYISDCFDAKHKALVEEGEGFEEDIDEYEAENIFFVPQDARWDVVAAAAHTPEIGTVIDTAMREIEKYNKRLKNILPKNFARPELDKRRLGDIVDLFTNIKMVDENNEKDILGRTYEYCLQKFAEQEGKLAGEFYTPACVVRTLVEVLQPFNGRVYDPCCGSGGMFVQSAKFIENHSGNINNISVYGQDSNPTTWKMAQMNLAIRGIDADLGDIPADTFFNDRHPTLKADFVMANPPFNLSDWGGDKLKDDQRWKYGIPPAGNANFAWMQHMIWHLAPHGRMGMVLANGSLSSNSSGEGDIRKNIIIEDDLVDCIVAMPGQLFYTTQIPVCLWFLNKQKSQPKKTLFIDARKMGTMVTRKLRELTDDDIAKIANTYKAYTKGTLEDVQGFCAVVTTEDIKKQDYILTPGRYVGIEEQEDDGEPFEEKMTRLTSELSEMFKRSDELKKEIKKKLGAIGYDI, from the coding sequence ATGACTGAAAAGAATACTGCCGATATCGGCTTTGAGAAACAGATATGGAATGCGGCCTGCATTTTACGTGGTAACATTGATGCTTCAGAATATAAACACGTTGTGCTTGGCCTTATTTTTCTGAAATATATTTCAGATTGCTTTGATGCAAAACATAAAGCTCTCGTTGAAGAGGGTGAAGGCTTCGAAGAAGACATAGATGAATATGAAGCCGAGAATATCTTTTTTGTTCCGCAAGATGCCCGCTGGGATGTTGTTGCTGCCGCTGCGCATACACCGGAAATCGGAACGGTAATTGATACCGCAATGCGTGAAATTGAAAAGTATAACAAACGATTGAAAAATATCCTGCCGAAAAATTTTGCTCGACCGGAACTTGATAAGCGCCGCCTTGGCGATATTGTCGACCTATTTACAAATATTAAAATGGTCGATGAGAACAATGAGAAGGATATTTTAGGAAGAACCTATGAATATTGCCTTCAGAAATTTGCGGAGCAGGAGGGCAAACTTGCGGGAGAATTTTATACGCCTGCATGTGTTGTTCGAACATTGGTAGAAGTTTTGCAGCCTTTCAACGGCCGTGTATACGATCCCTGCTGTGGTTCAGGAGGGATGTTTGTACAGTCGGCGAAGTTTATTGAAAATCATTCCGGGAATATCAACAATATCTCAGTATATGGGCAGGACTCGAACCCGACAACCTGGAAAATGGCACAGATGAACCTTGCTATTCGTGGCATTGATGCAGATCTCGGGGATATTCCGGCGGATACTTTCTTTAATGACAGGCATCCTACTCTTAAAGCTGACTTTGTCATGGCCAATCCTCCTTTTAATTTGTCTGATTGGGGCGGCGATAAATTGAAAGATGACCAGCGCTGGAAATACGGGATACCTCCGGCAGGAAATGCAAACTTTGCATGGATGCAGCATATGATCTGGCACTTGGCACCTCATGGAAGGATGGGCATGGTCTTGGCAAACGGATCTTTATCGTCCAACAGCAGCGGGGAAGGTGATATTCGTAAAAATATCATTATTGAGGATGATCTTGTTGACTGCATTGTAGCCATGCCGGGTCAACTTTTTTATACAACGCAGATTCCTGTTTGTCTCTGGTTTCTGAATAAGCAAAAATCACAGCCTAAGAAAACGCTGTTTATTGATGCTCGAAAGATGGGCACGATGGTTACACGCAAACTACGCGAGTTGACAGATGACGATATTGCCAAAATTGCCAATACATATAAGGCATATACAAAAGGGACTCTTGAGGATGTTCAGGGTTTTTGCGCTGTCGTTACGACGGAAGATATTAAGAAACAGGATTATATTCTTACGCCCGGCCGCTATGTCGGCATTGAAGAACAGGAAGATGACGGAGAACCGTTTGAAGAGAA
- a CDS encoding helix-turn-helix domain-containing protein: MSISYKKLWKLLIDKDMKKKDLQKAAGISSASITKLGKNGNMNTEILRKICVALECDVSDIMEMVAEGREPHQK; encoded by the coding sequence ATGTCCATTAGCTATAAAAAACTATGGAAGCTTTTAATTGACAAAGATATGAAGAAAAAGGACCTGCAGAAAGCCGCAGGTATCAGTTCGGCCTCAATTACAAAACTCGGTAAAAACGGAAATATGAATACGGAGATATTGCGAAAAATTTGTGTGGCATTGGAATGTGATGTCAGCGATATTATGGAGATGGTAGCGGAGGGGAGGGAACCACATCAAAAATAA
- a CDS encoding M20/M25/M40 family metallo-hydrolase, with protein sequence MENAVKNLSDALKIKTVSNRDAKKVDWKEFDRFLKFLDSNYKNVSSTCEKRIINKYSPVYIWRCKRGNKKKPVLLIGHYDVVPVEESTEGAWLKEPFSGEIDDNFIWGRGAIDDKNAVIGLMEALDSLIAAGVEPNERDIYFAFGFDEEVGGTMGAKEIARAFELEKIEFEFVLDEGGCIVYDMLEGLGNPVALIGIAEKGSSNIRITCESAGGHSSMPGRNTAIGKLSRIINNIEKNPMPDRLTITAEEMFKALAVNLPKQKRIFSNIDKLFPVIKGKLSKISALNALIRTTIAFTQIEGGDAPNILPKRASAIANLRLLQGDTTDQAIEHIKRVNRGIDFKIEKLLVEEPSEISDMNEKSFNILKDVIASEFRIGDILPSHEYKNRSVGIVPYLMMGSTDSRKYYNVCHAIYRFYPLYLEKELYGTMHGVNERIPVERFLKMISFYKALIKKI encoded by the coding sequence ATGGAAAATGCAGTTAAAAATTTATCTGATGCTTTAAAAATAAAAACTGTATCTAATAGAGATGCTAAAAAAGTTGACTGGAAAGAATTTGATAGGTTTTTGAAATTTTTAGATTCAAATTATAAGAATGTTTCAAGCACTTGTGAAAAAAGAATAATAAATAAATATTCTCCTGTGTACATTTGGAGATGTAAAAGAGGAAATAAGAAGAAACCGGTACTTCTAATAGGGCACTACGATGTAGTTCCAGTAGAAGAAAGCACAGAAGGAGCTTGGTTAAAAGAACCCTTTTCCGGAGAAATAGATGATAACTTTATATGGGGAAGGGGAGCTATAGATGATAAAAATGCGGTTATAGGTTTAATGGAAGCTTTGGATAGTTTAATAGCTGCAGGAGTTGAGCCTAATGAAAGAGACATATATTTTGCATTTGGATTTGATGAAGAAGTTGGAGGAACCATGGGTGCAAAAGAAATAGCCCGGGCATTTGAATTAGAAAAAATTGAATTTGAGTTTGTCTTAGATGAAGGAGGATGTATAGTATATGATATGCTTGAAGGATTGGGTAACCCAGTGGCTTTAATAGGAATAGCTGAGAAAGGTTCCAGTAATATTAGAATAACTTGCGAAAGTGCCGGTGGGCATTCATCTATGCCTGGTAGAAATACCGCTATAGGAAAGCTTTCAAGAATAATAAATAATATAGAGAAAAATCCAATGCCTGATAGATTAACTATAACAGCAGAAGAAATGTTTAAGGCTTTAGCTGTGAATCTTCCGAAGCAAAAGCGGATATTTTCGAATATAGATAAATTATTTCCTGTAATAAAGGGGAAGCTTAGTAAAATTTCTGCTTTAAATGCTCTAATAAGGACAACTATAGCATTTACTCAAATAGAGGGTGGAGATGCTCCCAATATACTTCCTAAAAGAGCATCGGCAATAGCAAATTTAAGGCTACTTCAGGGAGACACAACAGACCAAGCAATTGAGCATATAAAAAGAGTAAACAGAGGAATAGATTTTAAAATTGAAAAGTTGCTTGTAGAAGAGCCTTCCGAGATATCCGATATGAATGAAAAGAGTTTTAATATATTAAAAGATGTTATCGCTAGTGAATTTAGAATAGGAGATATTTTGCCTTCTCATGAGTATAAAAATAGAAGTGTGGGAATAGTGCCGTATCTCATGATGGGCAGCACGGATAGCAGGAAATATTATAATGTTTGTCATGCTATTTATAGATTTTACCCTCTATATTTGGAAAAGGAATTGTACGGTACAATGCACGGGGTCAATGAGAGGATACCTGTAGAAAGATTTTTAAAGATGATTAGTTTTTATAAAGCTCTAATAAAAAAGATATAG
- a CDS encoding YfcC family protein — MEEKSTLRIGKKAFLTSVGILLILVIIAGILTVVVPSGKFQRTTTDGREVIVKDSYRRIEKPYYPVYRWITAPIEVLWGPDSVTVIGIILVLLLIGASFVILEETGIIEFLMNNIVEKYGDNKYKLLNILILFFMFFGATLGIFDELIALVPIVVTLSHYMGWDSLVGLGASALAAGFGFTAAVFNPFTIAIAQEIAELPLFSGIGFRAVIFVMVYLILSRFILNYAKKIEKNPELSLVYEEDRFIKERIEKGREHSKGEVNLKYTEDDKVKSNKAMKVLSVFLILICLLVVAGFFLPELSSYSLLIVAFLFFVGAFVSGTVRVKGTNMEGKLLKFAVKGFKSIAPAILLIMLAMSIKYIVTEGGIMDTILNYSCIKIQGLNSYLAVFFIYMLVFFLDFFISSGSAKAFLVMPIIVPLADLTGITRQLVVQAYCFGDGFSNMLFPTNASLMIALGFTVVGYPKWFKWTWKLQLLMLILTVVALFIGLKINYGPF, encoded by the coding sequence ATGGAAGAAAAATCGACATTAAGGATTGGAAAGAAGGCATTTTTAACATCAGTAGGCATCTTATTAATTTTAGTTATAATTGCGGGAATACTCACAGTAGTTGTACCCTCTGGGAAATTTCAAAGAACTACAACAGACGGAAGAGAAGTTATTGTAAAAGATAGTTACAGGCGAATAGAAAAACCGTATTACCCCGTTTATAGGTGGATTACCGCTCCAATAGAAGTTCTCTGGGGACCGGATTCAGTAACAGTAATTGGAATAATACTTGTTTTATTGTTAATAGGAGCTTCCTTTGTTATCCTTGAAGAAACTGGTATAATCGAGTTTTTGATGAACAACATAGTAGAAAAATATGGGGACAATAAGTATAAGTTATTAAACATTTTAATACTGTTTTTTATGTTTTTTGGGGCAACCCTCGGCATTTTTGATGAATTAATAGCTTTAGTTCCTATTGTAGTAACATTATCTCATTATATGGGCTGGGATTCGCTGGTAGGCTTAGGAGCGAGTGCATTAGCAGCCGGTTTTGGATTCACAGCAGCTGTTTTTAATCCCTTTACTATAGCAATAGCTCAAGAAATTGCAGAATTACCACTGTTTTCAGGCATAGGGTTTAGAGCTGTAATATTTGTAATGGTTTATCTCATACTTTCAAGATTTATATTAAACTATGCAAAGAAAATAGAAAAAAATCCTGAGCTTTCTTTAGTATATGAAGAGGATAGATTTATAAAAGAGAGAATTGAGAAAGGAAGAGAACATAGTAAAGGAGAAGTAAATCTTAAATATACCGAAGACGACAAAGTAAAATCAAATAAAGCAATGAAAGTTTTAAGTGTATTTTTAATACTAATCTGTTTACTGGTAGTTGCCGGATTTTTTCTTCCGGAACTTTCGTCATATTCACTGCTTATAGTTGCATTTTTGTTTTTTGTAGGTGCTTTTGTATCAGGGACAGTAAGAGTAAAAGGTACTAATATGGAAGGAAAGCTGCTGAAGTTTGCTGTAAAAGGTTTTAAATCAATAGCTCCTGCGATTTTGTTAATAATGTTGGCTATGAGTATTAAATACATAGTAACTGAAGGCGGTATAATGGATACTATATTAAATTATTCTTGCATTAAGATACAAGGTTTGAATTCGTATTTAGCAGTATTTTTCATATATATGCTGGTATTCTTTTTAGATTTTTTCATAAGTTCAGGTTCGGCTAAGGCGTTTTTAGTTATGCCAATAATAGTTCCTTTGGCTGACTTAACAGGAATAACAAGGCAATTAGTCGTTCAAGCTTACTGTTTTGGAGATGGGTTTAGTAATATGCTGTTTCCAACAAATGCAAGTTTGATGATAGCTTTAGGATTCACTGTGGTAGGATACCCAAAGTGGTTCAAGTGGACCTGGAAACTTCAGCTGTTAATGTTGATATTGACTGTAGTGGCTTTGTTTATCGGATTGAAAATAAATTATGGGCCTTTTTAG
- a CDS encoding type II toxin-antitoxin system RelB/DinJ family antitoxin — MEKSTTLNLRVNPDVKTRAEEVLTKLGIPMSTAIDIYLRQIALAGGIPFAVTLPKVPADLNADLMTTQEIHTKLQEGFDDIKAGNMQNAAKAFANFRKTR; from the coding sequence ATGGAAAAATCAACAACATTAAATCTTAGAGTTAACCCGGATGTGAAAACACGGGCAGAAGAAGTATTAACAAAACTTGGGATACCTATGTCAACAGCAATTGATATTTATTTAAGGCAGATTGCTTTAGCCGGCGGTATTCCTTTTGCTGTAACACTGCCGAAAGTACCTGCAGATCTAAATGCTGATTTGATGACTACGCAGGAAATTCACACAAAGCTTCAGGAAGGCTTTGATGATATAAAAGCTGGAAATATGCAGAATGCTGCCAAAGCTTTTGCTAATTTCAGGAAGACACGTTAA
- a CDS encoding type II toxin-antitoxin system RelE/ParE family toxin gives MKHCIVQITPKALNDMEEIYNYISEHLLAPKSAMELYNRIADAIEKLDVFPERMKIMQSEPEHSMELRHMIVDKYSVFYVIKDEYVIVTRILYGASDISKRLSENND, from the coding sequence ATGAAACATTGTATTGTACAAATTACTCCCAAAGCATTGAACGACATGGAAGAAATTTATAATTATATTTCAGAGCATTTGTTGGCACCGAAATCTGCTATGGAGCTGTATAACCGAATTGCAGACGCAATTGAAAAGCTGGACGTGTTTCCTGAACGAATGAAAATCATGCAATCAGAACCGGAACATTCTATGGAATTAAGGCATATGATAGTTGATAAATATTCTGTGTTTTATGTAATAAAGGACGAATATGTTATAGTTACAAGAATTCTGTATGGTGCTTCAGATATTAGCAAACGTTTGTCAGAAAATAATGATTAG
- a CDS encoding radical SAM protein, translating to MKISKKDALIWFEFFSTLPEDEELMTKQQEIVYSTFAQIEAAVDHRNDMLMSKIRGLKTLENRTYFVGDKSKFPKGCRSCLFGTGLGAIRKTNKCNLKCKFCYDYGETDDIPPIGEGMWEIGGTKFYEKDIDLLLSVQQKPTGISYVYLEPFMEIEKYYSVIKKFSDAQIYQHLYTNGTLATEETLKALGEAGLDEIRFNLGASDCSDKVIENIRIAKKYIKNVGIETPMTPEFFKSFSEKKQAILDTKLDFINCAELHLNENNIYNYNGENMYISRLGYISPIWSRELTLKFMKIADEENWDLAVHDCSNHTKFARDLNLGSKEGKWFGASNYACEFSRIPYEVFLPILRDDNFKFLSEEKLPDGYKPGELIF from the coding sequence ATGAAAATTTCAAAAAAAGATGCGTTGATATGGTTTGAATTTTTTTCAACATTGCCGGAGGATGAGGAACTTATGACAAAACAACAAGAGATTGTTTACTCTACCTTTGCGCAAATTGAGGCAGCGGTTGATCATAGAAATGATATGTTAATGTCTAAAATCAGAGGTTTGAAAACTTTGGAGAATAGAACTTATTTTGTGGGAGATAAAAGCAAATTTCCCAAAGGGTGCCGTTCATGCCTCTTCGGAACCGGTTTGGGTGCAATCAGGAAGACGAACAAATGCAACTTGAAGTGTAAGTTCTGTTATGATTACGGAGAAACAGATGATATTCCCCCAATTGGCGAAGGCATGTGGGAAATCGGAGGCACAAAATTTTATGAGAAGGATATTGATTTACTTCTTTCCGTCCAGCAGAAACCCACAGGCATTTCTTATGTTTATTTAGAGCCGTTCATGGAAATCGAAAAATATTATTCGGTTATAAAAAAGTTTAGTGATGCTCAAATTTATCAGCATCTATATACAAATGGAACTTTAGCCACGGAAGAGACATTGAAAGCATTAGGCGAAGCCGGCCTCGATGAGATACGTTTCAATCTGGGAGCCTCTGATTGTTCAGACAAGGTCATTGAAAATATTAGAATAGCGAAAAAATATATTAAAAATGTAGGTATTGAAACTCCAATGACTCCTGAATTTTTTAAAAGTTTTTCTGAGAAAAAGCAAGCAATCCTGGACACAAAACTCGATTTTATAAATTGTGCGGAATTACATTTGAATGAGAATAACATATACAACTATAATGGAGAAAACATGTATATTTCAAGATTAGGTTATATATCTCCAATCTGGAGCAGGGAATTAACTCTGAAATTCATGAAAATAGCTGATGAGGAAAACTGGGATTTAGCAGTTCATGATTGTTCGAACCATACAAAGTTTGCCAGAGATTTGAATTTGGGCAGCAAAGAGGGCAAGTGGTTTGGAGCCAGTAATTATGCCTGTGAGTTTTCGAGAATTCCATACGAAGTATTTTTACCAATACTGCGTGATGACAATTTCAAATTTTTAAGTGAAGAAAAGCTGCCTGACGGCTATAAACCAGGAGAATTGATTTTTTAG
- a CDS encoding type II toxin-antitoxin system RelE/ParE family toxin, with amino-acid sequence MRYKILRTDKAEEQLREIIFYIAGDSGNINIALEYLDKIETAINRLQEFPESGSVPRYSILKKQGYRVLIVERHLIFYKINETDKLVIIYAIVDGRREYRNLI; translated from the coding sequence ATGAGGTATAAAATATTACGAACAGATAAAGCAGAGGAACAGCTCCGTGAAATTATTTTTTATATTGCAGGTGATTCGGGTAATATTAATATTGCACTTGAATATTTAGACAAGATTGAAACAGCAATCAATCGTCTTCAGGAGTTTCCGGAGTCGGGAAGTGTTCCTAGGTATTCGATTTTAAAAAAGCAAGGGTATAGAGTATTGATTGTTGAAAGACATCTTATTTTTTATAAAATAAATGAAACAGATAAGTTAGTTATTATATATGCCATTGTAGATGGGAGAAGAGAATATCGTAATTTGATATAA
- a CDS encoding type II toxin-antitoxin system Phd/YefM family antitoxin: METVIRPSSDLRNHYNEISKQCKESRNAVIITVNGRGDTAVLGLQDYYQMKSELELLRTLAEAEDDVKNGRLALMQGSFDDLRTSLLERKQTFKEGGKLDEV, translated from the coding sequence ATGGAAACAGTAATCAGGCCATCGTCAGATTTAAGAAATCATTATAATGAAATTTCCAAGCAGTGCAAAGAATCAAGGAATGCTGTTATTATTACTGTAAATGGACGAGGTGACACAGCAGTTCTTGGATTGCAGGATTACTATCAGATGAAGTCGGAGCTGGAACTACTCAGAACACTTGCGGAGGCGGAAGATGATGTAAAAAATGGAAGATTAGCATTAATGCAGGGTTCTTTTGATGATCTTCGTACGTCTTTACTAGAAAGGAAGCAAACTTTTAAAGAAGGCGGAAAGTTGGATGAGGTATAA
- the murJ gene encoding murein biosynthesis integral membrane protein MurJ: protein MSKSRQAAKSAFIIVVFTLVSKFLGFLREILIAAKFGSGMETDTFFVALTATGIVTGFLSNAVSTTFIPILSEIESKEGKKGKLEHTNNILNSMFFISLILVFISWVGAPVIIRLLAKGFKGEQFNLAVRLTRIGLPMILFSGIIGTFTGYLQSEERFLSSSAIGVPFNFVYIFFLIFFSDKFGIKGLMAAAVLAVISQYIIQIPEAKAAGYKYEFKFNIRDKYIKKVIVLSLPVLVSVVINDIGAIIDRTLASDLSTGSISALNYANKLNGFILGVFISAITTVIFPILSKASSENNISGLKKVMRYGVNFILMITVPATVGLAVLAKPIVEVAFERGVFDSTATVMTSQALMAYSIGLVGMALQLLLNKVYYSLQDTKTPMLIGGIAVGIDIVLNIILVKFMAHIGLALSTSIGAIAASIMLLYGVKKKIGSLGIKGYIVTFVKTGIASAVMGAAVYLIYHGLYGMLGVSKLYNLISLLAAVGLGVIIYGILCYAFKVEEVRDMVARIRKTNILHI, encoded by the coding sequence ATGAGCAAATCAAGACAAGCAGCCAAATCAGCCTTTATAATAGTTGTATTTACTTTAGTGAGTAAGTTTTTAGGATTTCTTAGAGAAATTCTTATTGCAGCAAAGTTTGGTTCCGGAATGGAAACGGATACGTTCTTTGTAGCACTTACTGCTACAGGAATAGTTACCGGATTTTTAAGCAATGCTGTTAGTACAACTTTTATTCCTATTCTTTCCGAGATAGAATCTAAGGAAGGCAAAAAAGGTAAGTTAGAACATACAAACAATATATTAAATTCCATGTTTTTTATTTCTTTAATTTTAGTTTTTATAAGCTGGGTTGGTGCACCGGTTATTATAAGACTATTGGCAAAAGGTTTTAAAGGCGAGCAGTTTAATTTAGCCGTACGATTAACAAGAATAGGGTTGCCCATGATTTTATTCAGTGGAATTATTGGAACTTTTACGGGCTATCTTCAATCTGAGGAAAGATTTTTATCTTCATCGGCAATAGGGGTTCCGTTTAATTTTGTTTACATTTTTTTTCTGATATTTTTTTCTGATAAATTCGGAATAAAAGGGTTGATGGCAGCAGCAGTGTTGGCCGTAATATCTCAATATATTATACAGATTCCCGAGGCTAAAGCTGCAGGGTATAAATATGAATTTAAATTTAATATCAGAGATAAATACATAAAAAAGGTTATCGTACTCAGCTTACCTGTACTAGTCAGTGTAGTTATAAATGATATAGGTGCAATTATAGACAGAACTTTGGCTTCTGATTTATCAACGGGGAGTATTTCGGCTTTGAATTATGCCAATAAATTAAACGGATTTATATTAGGCGTTTTTATATCTGCTATAACTACTGTAATATTTCCTATATTATCTAAGGCATCCAGTGAAAATAATATTAGCGGCTTAAAAAAGGTTATGAGATATGGAGTCAATTTCATACTTATGATTACTGTGCCGGCTACTGTTGGACTTGCAGTATTGGCTAAACCAATAGTAGAAGTTGCATTTGAAAGAGGAGTTTTCGACAGTACTGCAACCGTTATGACTTCACAGGCACTGATGGCATATTCTATAGGTTTGGTAGGTATGGCACTTCAGCTTTTACTTAATAAGGTATATTATTCTTTACAAGATACAAAAACTCCCATGTTAATCGGGGGTATAGCTGTAGGTATAGATATAGTACTTAATATAATTTTGGTAAAATTTATGGCTCATATAGGGCTGGCTTTATCTACCAGTATAGGTGCTATCGCTGCTTCTATTATGCTCTTATACGGTGTGAAGAAGAAAATAGGCTCATTAGGAATTAAGGGATATATTGTTACATTCGTAAAAACAGGAATAGCTTCTGCCGTAATGGGGGCTGCTGTATATTTAATTTACCACGGGTTATATGGGATGTTAGGAGTATCTAAATTATATAATTTGATATCACTATTAGCTGCAGTAGGGTTGGGAGTAATAATATACGGAATATTGTGCTATGCCTTTAAAGTTGAAGAAGTTAGGGATATGGTGGCAAGGATTAGAAAAACAAATATTCTTCATATATAG